One genomic region from Trichocoleus desertorum ATA4-8-CV12 encodes:
- a CDS encoding photosystem II D2 protein (photosystem q(a) protein), translating to MTIAMGRAQAERGWFDALDDWLKRDRFVFVGWSGILLFPCAFLAIGGWMTG from the coding sequence ATGACCATAGCAATGGGACGCGCGCAGGCAGAGCGGGGGTGGTTCGACGCCCTCGACGACTGGCTCAAACGCGATCGCTTCGTCTTCGTCGGCTGGTCCGGGATTCTCCTGTTCCCCTGCGCCTTCTTGGCAATTGGCGGCTGGATGACCGGA